Proteins co-encoded in one Bacillus sp. FSL H8-0547 genomic window:
- a CDS encoding DMT family transporter: MIKYSFLVFIGACSYGIISTIIKLAYKQGYSVEEVIGSQYVTGFLLFLACALLFSRKKATWKQALFLMLTGTTTSFTGIFYGKSLETVPASIAIILLFQFTWIGILIEAFYLKKRPDSAKLFAVLLLLIGTFMAGNLFGKEAISLTDPGIIWGLLSAVSFSLFIFASGKVAAELPSLNRSLFMSFGAAIFLTILFTPDFMTNGSLQAGLWKFALPLGFFGVFIPVVLFSVGTPKIGSGLATIVGAAELPAAVLCSVFFLKESVNLLQTAGIMLILLGIAVPQLVYFFRQKKNVSQTLRM; the protein is encoded by the coding sequence TTGATTAAATATTCGTTTCTCGTGTTTATTGGAGCGTGCAGCTACGGCATTATTTCTACGATTATCAAGCTTGCCTATAAACAGGGCTATTCAGTGGAAGAAGTCATCGGGAGCCAGTATGTGACTGGCTTTCTTCTCTTTTTGGCCTGCGCCCTTCTCTTTTCGAGAAAAAAAGCAACATGGAAACAGGCGCTTTTCTTAATGCTGACGGGGACGACGACAAGTTTTACAGGAATTTTTTACGGAAAATCACTCGAGACCGTTCCTGCCTCCATTGCAATTATCCTGCTGTTTCAATTTACGTGGATCGGCATCTTAATTGAGGCATTTTATCTGAAAAAGAGACCTGACAGCGCAAAGCTTTTCGCTGTCCTTCTTTTGCTCATAGGCACCTTTATGGCAGGCAATCTGTTCGGGAAAGAAGCCATCAGCTTGACGGATCCGGGGATCATTTGGGGTCTTCTATCTGCCGTCTCGTTTTCTCTGTTTATTTTTGCAAGCGGGAAGGTAGCAGCTGAGCTTCCATCGTTGAACAGAAGCCTGTTCATGTCGTTTGGGGCAGCCATCTTCCTCACCATTCTTTTCACTCCCGATTTTATGACAAATGGTTCTCTGCAGGCAGGACTATGGAAATTCGCCTTGCCTCTCGGCTTTTTCGGCGTGTTTATCCCGGTTGTGCTGTTTTCAGTCGGAACTCCTAAAATCGGGTCAGGACTCGCCACAATTGTCGGGGCTGCCGAACTGCCTGCAGCCGTTCTCTGCTCTGTCTTTTTTCTGAAAGAATCGGTGAACCTGCTGCAGACGGCCGGCATTATGCTTATCCTTTTGGGTATTGCCGTCCCGCAGCTGGTCTATTTTTTCCGGCAGAAAAAGAATGTGAGTCAGACACTGCGAATGTAA